The genomic interval CCACGGGGTGTCGCGACAAGGGCGCGGCCACGGCGCGAATGACGGAAATCGTTTCTGAGCAGGAGAAGATCCGTGGGGGGATCCTCTCGGTATCGGAGGTGCGAGCCGCAAAGGAGAACCGTCGATCGTTCGCCGAGGTGGTGGATGAATACCTGTCCTCCCTCGAAGCCTGCGGCCGCGCCGACAAGACGGTGCGTGAGCGCCGACGGTACTTGATTCGTGCGGGTGTGACCCAATTCGGATGGCGTTCCCTGCGGGACATGAACCGAAACGCTCTGGAGGATTGGCTCGCCGTGGAATCCGCCCGCGGGAAGCGGAAGACCGGGAAGGACTCCTCCATGGGGGCCCGGGTGCACAACTGCTATGTGGCCGCCTTCATGGCACTGGGGAACTGGTGTGTTCGGAGAGGGTACTTGGCCGTGAACCCGTTCGTGGGGACCGAGAAGCGGGATGAGCGCGCGGACCGCCGCCATGTACGCCGGGTGTTCACCGCGCAGGAACTGCCCGTGTTTCTGGAGGCGGCGCGCACGCGGCCGCTTGCCGACGCGATGCGGGGTAACCGCGGGCGGGGAGAGGAAATGAGCAAGGAACGGGCGTCTCTGAAAGCCGCCACCATCGAACGGCTGGAGTCACTCGGACGTACCCGTCGTCTCGCGTATTGGACCGCCGTCACGACGGGGCTGCGATGGGGTGAACTGCGGAGCATCACGATGGGGGCGGCGTGTCTGGATGCGGACCCTCCGTACCTCGAGTTGGCGGCAAAAAATGAGAAGTCCCGGCGGGGAGCACAAATTCCGTTGCGTTCCGACGTGGCGTCGGAACTGAGGGAATATATCCGTGAGAAGCGGAACCACTGGGATATGGGGCGTCGTGGAACGGCCCGGGAGGTTGCCACGACGTGGGACACCCTTCCGCTTTTTGACGTGCCGGCGAAGATGACGAAAGGTTTTGACGCGGACCTTCGCGCCGCGGGGATTCCGAAGCGGAACAGTCTTGGACACGTTTTGGACATCCACTCCCTGCGTCACACCTTCTGCACGATGCTGGCTATGGCGGGAGTGCCGTTGCAGCTGGCGCAGAAGGCAATGCGGCACAGCACGCCGGTACTGACCGCCAACGCGTACACGCACCTGGGTCGGGCCGACATCGCGGACGCGGTGAACCGAACTCCTGCGGTGGTGGACACTTCCGCTACCCGAAATGTTGCCCCTAATGTTGCCCCCACGGACGGCGTTGGAGGGCAATATTTGGCTCTTTCTGTCATCCAACAGTGCGTGAGTGGTGCGACTGATACGAATTGCGTTTCGTCGTTGCCTGTCAACGGTGGACGCGATGCGTCGGTGGAAGGAAATGGTGGGCGGTGCAGGGCTCGAACCTGCGACCCTCTGCGTGTAAGGCAGATGCTCTAACCAACTGAGCTAACCGCCCCGGGGGGCTTGGCGGCGGGGGCCGCGCGGGGTGCGGCAGGCCGGGGCCGGGGGCCGCGCCGGGGGGAGTATAGCATTGGTGTCGGCGCGCGGGCCATGCGGGGTCTGGCATGGCCCGCGGCAGGCCAGGTGGACGGTGTGGACCGGGTGGACTGGGTGGACTGAGTGGACTGAGTGGACTGGGTGGACGGTGTGGATGAAGTGGGCGGGGTGGACCAGGCGGGGCGGTGGCGGGGTGGAATGGATGTCCTTTCGCGGACCGGGGTGTGTTGATTGGCGGGGTGGGGGGGCCTACAATGTCGGGGCGGCCGCGTCCGGGGCGGGCGGTGGATGCCGTGCGCCGGTTTCCAGGCGGCCCCCACTGTGGAGGTGTCTGTCATGCGGTTTCTTTTCGGTCTGGTTGCGGTGCTGCTTGTTGCGGGAGCGGTGTGTCTGGCGGCGGGGGCGGCGCCCGTTGTGGTGCCGCTGGAGCGGGCGCATTCGCACAATGACTATTCGCGGCCGCGTCCGCTGCTGGACGCGCTGGACGCGGGGTTCTGCAGTGTGGAGGCGGACATCTTCCTGGTGGACGGGGAGCTGCTGGTGGCGCATGACGCGGACAAGACGGACCCGGCGCGCACCCTGCGGGGGATGTATCTGGACCCGCTGCGGGAGCGGGTGAAACAGAACGGGGGGCGGGTCTACCGCGACGGCCCCCCGGTCACGCTGTTCATTGACATCAAGGACGACGCGGAGGCGACCTACGCGCGCCTGGACGAGGTGCTCCGGGAGTACGCGGAGATGCTGACTTCGTTCACGAAGGACGCGACGGAGACGCGGGCGGTGACGGTGATCATTTCGGGGAACACGCCGCGCGCCGTCATGGCGGCGCAGGAGACGCGGCTGGCGTCGGTGGACGGGCGCCTGCCGGACCTGGAGGCGAACCCCTCGCCGCATCTGGTGCCCATGGTCAGCATGTCCTGGGGCGACGTGTTCAAATGGAACGGGAAGGACGCGATGCCGGCGGACGAGGCCGCGCTCCTGAAGGAGCTGGTCGGCAAGGCCCACGCCCAGGGCCGGCGCATCCGGTTCTGGGGGCTGCCGCGCCCCTATGCGGTGTGGCCGGTGCTGCGGGACGCCGGGGTGGACCTGCTGAACGCGGACAACCTGGCGGCGCTGAAGAAGCTCCTGCTGGAGGGGGGCGGGCGCGGGTGACGGCCGTTTTCCGGGCGCCCCGGGGAACAGTCCGTCCGGGCGCCGTGTTTGCTGACAGGTGAACCACCAACACAGGAGGCGCGCCATGTCCACCAGGAAGACGGGGCACCGGAAGTACTCATCGGCCGTGACGGAGACGCCCGAGCGCGCGGCGAGCCGCGCCATGCTGCGGGCGGTGGGCTTCGGCGACCGCGATTTCCGGAAGAGCCAGGTGGGCGTGGCGTCCATGTGGAGCATGGTGACGCCGTGCAACATGCACATTGACGCGCTGGCGCGGGAGGCGGAGGCGGGGGTGAACGCGGCGGGCGGCAAGGGGGTCATCTTCAACACCATCACGATCTCCGACGGCATCTCCATGGGCACGGAGGGCATGAAGTACTCCCTGGTCTCCCGCGAGGTGATCGCCGACTCCATCGAGACGGTGGCGGGGTGCCAGCAGTTCGACGGGCTGGTGGCCATCGGCGGCTGCGACAAGAACATGCCCGGCTGCCTCATGGCGATGGCGCGGCTCAACCGGCCGTCGGTCTTCGTCTACGGCGGCACCATCCTGCCCGGGGTCCACGACGGGAAAGAGGTGGACATCGTTTCCGTCTTCGAGGCCGTGGGCCGGCACGCGCGCGGCGAGCTCACGGACCGCGGCCTCAAGGCCGTCGAGTCCTGCGCCATCCCCGGGCCGGGCTCCTGCGGCGGCATGTACACGGCGAACACGATGGCCAGCGCCATCGAGGCCCTGGGCATGAGCCTGCCCGGCAGCTCGGCGCAGGCCGCCGTGTCGGAGGAGAAACGGGAGGACTGCCGCCGGGCGGGCGCGGCGGTGCTGAAACTGCTCGACCTCAACCTGCGCCCCCGCGACATTCTCACGAAAAAGGCCTTCGAGAACGCCATCGCCGTGGTGATGGCCCTGGGCGGATCCACCAACGCCGCGCTCCACCTGCCCGCCATCGCGTGGTCCGCCGGGGTCCGCCTCACCCTCGACGACTTCACGCGCGTCGGCAGGCGCACGCCCGTCCTGGCCGACCTCAAGCCCAGCGGCCGCTTCCTCATGAACGACCTCGTGAAGATCGGCGGCATCACGCCGCTCCTGCGCGAGCTGCTCGACGCGGGCCTCCTCCACGGCGGCTGCATGACCGTCACCGGGAAGACCCTCGCGGAGAACCTCGCCCGCGCGAAGAAATACCCGAAGGGGCAGCAGGTCGTGCGGCCCCTGTCCGACCCGGTGAAAAAGGACGGCCACCTCGTGGTGCTGCGGGGCAACCTCGCGCCCGGCGGCGCGGTGGCGAAGATCTCCGGCAAGGAGGGCCTGCGCTTCGCGGGCGCCGCGCGCTGCTACGACTCCGAGGAGACGGCCCTGCGCGCCGTTCTCGACGGGAAGGTGGTCAAGGGCGACGTCATCGTCATCCGCTACGAGGGCCCGCGCGGCGGCCCCGGCATGCGCGAGATGCTGTCCCCCACCTCCGCCGTCATGGGGCGCGGGCTGGGGAAGGACGTCGCCCTCATCACTGACGGGCGCTTCTCCGGCGGCAGCCACGGCTTCGTCGTCGGCCACATCACCCCCGAGGCCTTCGACGGCGGCCCGCTCGCCCTCGTGCGCGACGGCGACCCCGTCGCCATAGACGCGAAGAAGCGGACCCTGACCCTCGGCGTGCCGGAGGACGAGCTGGCCCGCCGCCGGGCGGCGTGGAAGCAGCCCAAGCCCCGCTATACCCGCGGCGTGCTGGCGAAATACGCCAAACAGGTGACCACGGCCTCCGAGGGCGCGGTGACCGACAAGGGCCTGTAGGCCGGCGGGAACACGGACCCGCACGGACGGACACGGACCGACACGGACGTTTTTTCCGGACTGCGCAAGAGTTGCCCGCCGCCTTCCGGCGGCGGGGCGGTTCTTTGCGCAGTGTCTCCCGCGCGCCCGCCTTGCCCAACCCCGTTTCCCTTTTGTTTATGCGCCTTTCGCGCTGCCGCCACCCGTTGGCATGCGCGTTGCTCCCTGTGTGGATGTTCGGCGCGTTGGATGCCGGGAAGAGCCGGACGGCAACGAAAAGGAGACGGATCATGAAGACGAGGCAGACCATCACGGGGGTTGCGGCGGCGCTGGCCGTCGCGGTGTGTTTGGGCGCGGGCGTGGCGGGGGCGCAGCCCCCCGGCGGACCGGCGGGCCCGCCGCCGGGAGGCCCCGTGGGTCCGCCGCCTGGCGGCGGCATGGGGCGCGGTCCGATGTTCCCCCCGCCCGAGTCGCTGGACGCGGACCAGGACGGCACGGTGACGCATGACGAGTTCAAGATCGCGTGGATGAAGCAGGTGGAGAAGCAGTTCGCCGACCTGGACGCAAACGGCGACGGTGTCTTGGAGGGCGAGGAGCTGAACCGGCTGCCCGGCCCGCGGCGCGGCCGCGGCGAACGGCCCGGTCCGGACGGGCCGCAGGCCGGACCGCAGGGTCCGCCGCCTGAAGGCCCGCCCCCCGGCGGGGGCAGGGACGGGGACCGCAAGCGGCCCTTCCCCGGCAAGCAGGAGATGGACCAGGATCATGACGGCCGCGTGACAAAGGACGAGCACCGGAACGCCTGGCAGCAGCCCGTCGAGGCGATGTTCAAGCGGATGGACGCGAACGGTGACGGCAAGCTGGACAAGGAGGAGCTGGCCAAGCGGCCCGGCCCGCCGCCCCCCGGGGGCCCGCAGCGGTGACCCCGCGCCAGGGCTTATGGTTGGCGGGGGCACGGGAGGCGGAAACGCTCCCGCGCCCCCCTTCCGGCTCCGCCGGGAACGAGGCCTTGTTGACAAGAGATTTCCGCGCCGGCCGGGGCGGCCGGCTCGCAGCAATGACGGGTCACGCGGGGCGGTGGCGGGAACGAGATGGCTTCGCTTCGCTCGCCATGACGCGTTGAGAGAACGTCTCACGTTAGGCCGCCGCGCAACTCGTCATGGCGAGCGAAGCGAAGCCATCTCGTTCCCGGAAATGCTCTGACACGGGCCATGCCCTACCCGGCTGTTCCGGCTCCGCCGGGCACTTGGCGGGTCCGCGGTTTGGGAGAGTAGAATGGACGGCATGAGGAAAACAGGACTCGTCGCACTGGTGCTGCTGGTGCTGCTTCCGGTGGCGGGGTGGCAGGTCATGGAGCACCGCCGTTCGGAGCAGTCCGCGCGGCAGCTGCTGACCAACCGCGCGCGCGGCCTGGCGGCGGCCATGAGCGTGGTGGTCCGGTCTCAGGGGCGGCTGGCCATCGTGCCGCGGGCGCGGCTGGAGGAGGCGCTGGGCGAGCTGGTGCGCGAGGCCGAGCTGGACACCGTGGCGCTGCTCAGCGCGTCGGGCGAGGTGGTGGCGTCCGCGGGCGCGCCGGTCCCCGAAGACTTCAGCGGGCTCCTGCGCACCCGTGAGCACTGGGAGCGGGACCGGGCCTTCTTCACGCACCTGGTCGCCCTGGGCGCGGGGGTGGAGGGGCTTCCGGGCATCCTCCCCATGGAGGACGGCGGCATGCCCGGCGGGCGCCCGCCGTTCCACGGCCATGCGCCGGACCGTCCGCCGGGGCCCGAGTCCGGGGGGGACATCGAGCATTTCCTGAACTCGCCCTTTCTGGACCCCGTGCTGGACCAGGCGGGCCGCCGGACGCTGCTGGACATGCTGGACGGCGCGCCGCTGAGGGCGGAGCAGGTGGAGGCGCTGCTGGCGCTTTTCAAGCCGGGCATCCTCAACGACCACCGGGCGGAGACCCTGCGCCGCACCCTCATGGGCCGCGTTTTTGACCGCGAGGCCCTGCGCGACACGCTGCTCATCGCGGCGGCGCCCGTGCCGAAGCCGGGGCCGCCCCCGGACCAGCCCCCCTGGATGAGCCGCGAGGAGTACGACCGCCTCGCCCGCGAGCGCGGGGTCATGTGGTTCCTCGTGGGCGTGCCCACGGACTCCGTCCACGCCGAGGTGATGCGCGACCTGCGCCTTCGCGGCATCGTGCTGGCCGTGACGGCGCTGGCCTGCGCGGCCCTGGCGTGGGCGTGGCTCGCGGCGGCGCGCTCGGCGGAGCTGGAGATCGCCCTGGTGCGCAGCCGCGAGGCGGAGAGCCATCTCAAGGACCTCAGCGTGACGGCGGCCGGGCTGGTCCACGAGACCAAGAACCCGCTCAACCTGATCCGGGGCCTCGCCCAGATGATCGGCCGCGACCCGGAGGTGCCCGGGGCCACGCGGCGCACGGCCGTCAAGATCACCGAGGAGGCCGACCGCGTCACGGGCCGCATCAACCAGTTTCTGGACTACGCCCGGCCCGTGCGGCCGGACCCGCGCGACGTGGACCTGTCCGCCCTGATCCGGGGCCTGTTCGAGGTGCTCGCGTGCGACCGCGAGGAGAAGTCCGTCACCTTCGCGCTGGAGGGCCCGGCGCTCCGCGTCCGCGCGGACGAGAACATGCTGCGGCAGGTGCTGTTCAACCTGCTGCTGAACGCGGTGCAGGCCGTGCCCCCCGGCGGCCGGGTGACGGTGCGCGTGCTGCCCGACGGGCGCGGCGCGCGGGTGCAGGTGCGCGACACGGGGCCCGGCGTGCCCGACGCCCACCGCGAGGAGGTGTTCCGCCCCTACTTCACCGCCTCCGAAAAGGGCACGGGCCTCGGGCTGGCCGTCGTGCGCCAGATCGCCCTCGCGCACCAGTGGCGCGCGGCCTGCCTGCCCAACGACGGCGGGGCGGTGTTCGAGCTGGCGGGGCTGGCCCCCGCCGGGCCTTCGGAGGAGACGCATGGATAGCCGCCCCGCCCCGCATGTCCTCGTGGTGGACGACGACCCCGGCCAGCGCGGGCTGGTCGCGTCCTTCCTCCAGTCGCAGGGGTTCCGCGCGCGGTGCGCGGCCTCGGGCGCGGAGGCCCTCGCGGCGGCCGCGGGGGACCCGCCGGCCCTTGTCGTCTCCGACGTGCGCATGCCCGGCATGACGGGCCTCGAGCTGCTTCAGGCCCTGAAGCAGGCGCAGCCCGCGCTGCCGGTGGTCCTCGTGACCGCCTACGCGGAGGTGCGCGACGCCGTGGGCGCCATGCGCCACGGCGCGGTGGACTACCTGGAGAAGCCCATAGACCTCGACGAGCTGGCGGCGCTGGTCCGCCGCGCCCTGGGGCCCGGCGCGGCCGCCCCGGCGGCGGCCGCCGAAATGCCGCCGCTTCCCGGGGGCGTGGTGGTGGAGAGCGCGGCCATGCGCGAGGTGCTGCGCGTGACGGCGCTGGCGGCGCCCTCCGGGGCGCGCCTGCTGATCACCGGCGAGACCGGCACGGGCAAGGAGGTGGTGGCCGGCCTGGTGCACCGCTGGAGCGCGCGCGCCGCGGGGCCCCTCGTGCGGGTGAACTGCGCGGCCATCCCCGAGAACCTGCTGGAGAGCGAGCTTTTCGGCCATGAGAAGGGCGCCTTCACCGGCGCGGCGGCGCGGCGCGTGGGGCGCTTCGAGGAGGCCGCCGGCGGCACCCTCTTCCTCGACGAGATCGGCGAGATGTCCCCCGCCCTCCAGGCCAAGCTCCTGCGCGCCACGCAGGACGGCACCTTCTGCCGCGTGGGGTCGAACACGGAGCTGCGCGTGGACGTGCGCATCCTCAGCGCCACCCACCGCGACCTCGAGCGCGAGGTGGCGGAGGGCCGCTTCCGCGAGGACCTCTACTACCGCCTCAACGTGATGGAGATCCCCGTGCCGCCGCTGCGTGCGCGGCCGGAGGACATCCTGCCCCTCGCCCTGCACTTCGCCACGGTCCACGGCGGCGGCAAGGCCCGCCTCTCCCCCGGCGCCGCCCGGTGCCTGGAGGCCTACGCCTGGCCCGGCAACGTCCGCGAGCTGCGCAACGCCATGGAGCGCGCCGCGCTCCTCGCCCGCGGGGGCGTCCTCCTCGCCGAGCACCTGCCCCCGCGCGTCCGCGAGGCCGGCGGCGCCGAACCCGACGCCGCCGCGGAGACGGACCCCGGCGCCGGCCCCGCCGGACAGCTCGCCGCCATCGAGCGCGACGCCATCCTGAAATGCCTGCGCGAGCATGAGTTCAACCGCAGCGAGACCGCCCGCGCCCTCGGCATCAGCCGCCGCACCCTCACCTACCGCCTGCGCGAATACCGCGACCTCGGCCTGCCCGTGGACCCGGAGTAGGCGGGGGACGACCGCTTGTGGGTGAAGGTTCTGCTTCCCCGGAGGGGAAGAATGTGAATAGCCGGAGGTGACCGAAGGGAACCTCCGGACAGGCGCCCAGAAAGACCGCAACTCCGGAGGGGTTGAATGTTTGGGCACGGCACACCGGTCTGCGAACCCGTTCACATTCAACCCCTCCGGGGTTGTCGTGCCATCAATGCCGACCAACCGGAGGTTTCCTTCGGTCACCTCCGGCTATTCGCATTTGTCCCCTTCGGGGACGCCCGCTCTGGAACCCCCCGGTCATCGCAATTACATTCGCGCTGAGAGCGCACACGCGGGGTCGGCCACCACTCTTTGTTGGATGCCCTACCGCCTCGGGGTGCCGTCGAGGAACTCGCGGCGTTCGGCGAGGCGGGCGAGGACGCGGGCGGCGTGGCTGGGGCTGGACAGGACGCACACGCCCAGGCGCTCCAGCTCGGCGATGGCGGCGTTGGGGTGTCCGGCGGGCGCGCCGAGGGCGGTGTCGGACGCGGCGAGCACGGGCTTGCCGTACTGCGCCGCAAGGGCCGCGATCTGGCGGGCGCCTTCGACCTCGATGCCCGCGCCCATGGCGGCGAGCTGGTCGAGGCTGATCCCCTTCGCGAGGTCGGACGCCGCAAAGCGCGCGACACTGTCGGCGATGTAGCCGACGCCGAGGACAATGACGGCGTCCACGGCGGGGCTCTTGATGACCGTCTCGACGGCCTTCGGCTGGAGCATGAGGTCGTTGCCCGCGACGAGGTCCACGGGGTTGCCGCGGCTCCACCAGCCGGGCAGGAAGGCGTCCAGCTCGGCGAGGGTCTCCTCCGGCAGGACGGCCACCTCCAGGCCCTCCTCCACGCAGGCGTCGGCGGCCAGCACGCCCCATCCGCCGCCCTGCGACACGATGCCGACGCGCCGCCCCTTCGGCAGGGGCTGCGCCGCGAAGGCCGCGGCCAGCTCCATCGCCTCCAGGGGGTCGTCCACGGCCACGGCGCCCGCCTGGCGGCACGCCGCCCGGAACACCCGCGCGCCCCCGGACAGCGCGCCCGTGTGCGACCGCGCCGCCTGGAGTCCGGCGGCGCTCCGGCCGCCCTTGAGCACCACCACGGGTTTGGCCGCCGCCGCCGCGCGCAGGGCGCCGAAGAACCCGTCGCCCGGGCGCACGCCCTCGACATAGGCGAGCACCGCGGCGGTGGCCGGGTCGCCCGCGAGGAAGCGCAGGTAGTCCGCCGTCCGCAGCACGGCCTCGTTGCCCGTGCTGATGAAGCGCGCCACGCCCGCCTGGTGGAACTGCGCCCAGGCCAGCGCGGTGCCGCCGACGTTCCCGCTCTGGGAGACGATGGAGAGCCCGCCCGGGCCGGGATGGCGCACGAACATGCCG from Candidatus Hydrogenedentota bacterium carries:
- the ilvD gene encoding dihydroxy-acid dehydratase; the protein is MSTRKTGHRKYSSAVTETPERAASRAMLRAVGFGDRDFRKSQVGVASMWSMVTPCNMHIDALAREAEAGVNAAGGKGVIFNTITISDGISMGTEGMKYSLVSREVIADSIETVAGCQQFDGLVAIGGCDKNMPGCLMAMARLNRPSVFVYGGTILPGVHDGKEVDIVSVFEAVGRHARGELTDRGLKAVESCAIPGPGSCGGMYTANTMASAIEALGMSLPGSSAQAAVSEEKREDCRRAGAAVLKLLDLNLRPRDILTKKAFENAIAVVMALGGSTNAALHLPAIAWSAGVRLTLDDFTRVGRRTPVLADLKPSGRFLMNDLVKIGGITPLLRELLDAGLLHGGCMTVTGKTLAENLARAKKYPKGQQVVRPLSDPVKKDGHLVVLRGNLAPGGAVAKISGKEGLRFAGAARCYDSEETALRAVLDGKVVKGDVIVIRYEGPRGGPGMREMLSPTSAVMGRGLGKDVALITDGRFSGGSHGFVVGHITPEAFDGGPLALVRDGDPVAIDAKKRTLTLGVPEDELARRRAAWKQPKPRYTRGVLAKYAKQVTTASEGAVTDKGL
- a CDS encoding sigma-54-dependent Fis family transcriptional regulator — protein: MDSRPAPHVLVVDDDPGQRGLVASFLQSQGFRARCAASGAEALAAAAGDPPALVVSDVRMPGMTGLELLQALKQAQPALPVVLVTAYAEVRDAVGAMRHGAVDYLEKPIDLDELAALVRRALGPGAAAPAAAAEMPPLPGGVVVESAAMREVLRVTALAAPSGARLLITGETGTGKEVVAGLVHRWSARAAGPLVRVNCAAIPENLLESELFGHEKGAFTGAAARRVGRFEEAAGGTLFLDEIGEMSPALQAKLLRATQDGTFCRVGSNTELRVDVRILSATHRDLEREVAEGRFREDLYYRLNVMEIPVPPLRARPEDILPLALHFATVHGGGKARLSPGAARCLEAYAWPGNVRELRNAMERAALLARGGVLLAEHLPPRVREAGGAEPDAAAETDPGAGPAGQLAAIERDAILKCLREHEFNRSETARALGISRRTLTYRLREYRDLGLPVDPE
- a CDS encoding HAMP domain-containing histidine kinase, whose amino-acid sequence is MRKTGLVALVLLVLLPVAGWQVMEHRRSEQSARQLLTNRARGLAAAMSVVVRSQGRLAIVPRARLEEALGELVREAELDTVALLSASGEVVASAGAPVPEDFSGLLRTREHWERDRAFFTHLVALGAGVEGLPGILPMEDGGMPGGRPPFHGHAPDRPPGPESGGDIEHFLNSPFLDPVLDQAGRRTLLDMLDGAPLRAEQVEALLALFKPGILNDHRAETLRRTLMGRVFDREALRDTLLIAAAPVPKPGPPPDQPPWMSREEYDRLARERGVMWFLVGVPTDSVHAEVMRDLRLRGIVLAVTALACAALAWAWLAAARSAELEIALVRSREAESHLKDLSVTAAGLVHETKNPLNLIRGLAQMIGRDPEVPGATRRTAVKITEEADRVTGRINQFLDYARPVRPDPRDVDLSALIRGLFEVLACDREEKSVTFALEGPALRVRADENMLRQVLFNLLLNAVQAVPPGGRVTVRVLPDGRGARVQVRDTGPGVPDAHREEVFRPYFTASEKGTGLGLAVVRQIALAHQWRAACLPNDGGAVFELAGLAPAGPSEETHG